In Gemmatimonadota bacterium, a genomic segment contains:
- a CDS encoding ATP-binding cassette domain-containing protein, whose protein sequence is MLEIRALAKWYPGPVHALRGTSLDVPTGMFGLLGPNGAGKTTFMRILAGLLEPSAGHIILDGDDITGHPERLWPRLGYLPQYFGFYPHLTGHAMLRHMLQLKGVSHPGGIDALVEALLERVNLGAAARRPVRSYSGGMRQRLGIAQAIAGDPRLIIVDEPTAGLDPEERLRFYRLLAELAESRIVLLSTHIVDDVAVLCPRFAVLHQGTILASTTPSAARDALAGAMFEGEVGRNALEAISARFHVTESYLVEGRHRLRVHAPDGVVPDGFHGVQAKLDDAYLLLTQSRHPSLRGVA, encoded by the coding sequence ATGCTCGAGATCCGCGCCCTCGCCAAGTGGTATCCCGGTCCCGTGCACGCGCTCCGTGGCACCTCGCTCGATGTCCCCACCGGGATGTTCGGCCTGCTGGGCCCTAACGGGGCGGGGAAGACGACCTTCATGCGGATCCTCGCCGGGCTGCTCGAGCCGTCCGCCGGGCACATCATCCTCGACGGCGACGACATCACGGGGCACCCGGAACGCCTCTGGCCCAGGCTGGGCTACCTCCCGCAGTACTTCGGGTTCTATCCGCACCTGACGGGGCACGCCATGCTGCGCCACATGTTGCAGCTGAAGGGGGTGTCGCACCCGGGCGGGATCGATGCCCTCGTGGAGGCGCTGCTCGAACGCGTGAACCTCGGCGCGGCCGCACGACGACCGGTCCGGAGCTACTCGGGCGGGATGCGCCAGCGACTGGGGATCGCGCAGGCCATCGCGGGCGACCCGCGCCTGATCATCGTCGACGAACCGACGGCCGGTCTCGATCCCGAAGAGCGCCTTCGCTTCTATCGATTGCTGGCCGAACTCGCCGAGTCGCGTATCGTGCTCCTGTCGACGCACATCGTGGACGACGTCGCCGTCCTCTGCCCGCGTTTTGCGGTGCTGCACCAGGGGACGATCCTCGCCTCCACCACGCCGTCGGCTGCACGCGACGCGCTGGCCGGGGCGATGTTCGAGGGCGAAGTGGGGCGCAACGCCCTCGAGGCGATCAGCGCGCGCTTCCACGTGACCGAATCGTACCTGGTCGAGGGGCGCCATCGGCTGCGCGTGCACGCCCCGGACGGCGTGGTCCCCGACGGTTTTCACGGCGTCCAGGCCAAGCTCGACGATGCCTACCTGCTCCTGACGCAATCGCGACATCCGTCGCTGCGCGGTGTGGCGTGA
- a CDS encoding 3-hydroxyacyl-CoA dehydrogenase family protein has product MVTLYDAADGVAESALRWLSEHLNAWEGSGRLSAGTTQASLARLRTAQSAAEAVDVAAFVFENVPERLALKRALFARLAPLLADETILVSNTSSLPGSLMADASARPDRFVNANFSHLGHQKVEVMPNPGSSSDTVLRTTDFLRATGFVPILLRQEQFGYASNRVWRAVKKEVLRQVAAGVIAPQDLDRAWMLDWEVPMGPCALMDRIGLDVIRDIEHAYADHTHDPSDRPPQFLEQMVQDGRLGVKSGEGFYRYPDPDFARPDFLQHA; this is encoded by the coding sequence GTGGTCACGCTGTACGACGCGGCGGACGGCGTGGCCGAGTCGGCGCTGCGCTGGCTCTCGGAGCACCTGAACGCATGGGAAGGATCGGGACGCCTGTCGGCGGGCACGACGCAGGCGAGCCTGGCCCGATTGCGCACGGCGCAGTCGGCGGCCGAGGCGGTCGACGTCGCCGCGTTCGTCTTCGAGAACGTCCCCGAGCGCCTGGCGCTCAAGCGCGCGCTGTTCGCGCGGCTCGCACCGCTGCTAGCCGACGAGACCATCCTCGTGTCGAACACCTCGTCGCTCCCCGGCTCGCTCATGGCCGACGCCTCGGCGCGCCCCGATCGATTCGTCAACGCCAACTTCTCTCATCTCGGGCACCAGAAGGTCGAGGTGATGCCGAACCCCGGTTCGTCGAGCGACACGGTGCTGCGCACGACCGACTTCCTGCGTGCCACGGGGTTCGTCCCGATCCTCCTTCGCCAGGAGCAATTCGGCTACGCCTCCAACCGCGTCTGGCGTGCCGTCAAGAAGGAGGTGCTGCGCCAGGTCGCCGCCGGAGTCATTGCGCCGCAGGACCTCGATCGCGCCTGGATGCTCGACTGGGAGGTGCCGATGGGGCCGTGCGCGCTGATGGACCGGATCGGACTGGACGTCATTCGCGACATCGAGCACGCCTACGCCGACCATACGCACGACCCGTCCGATCGACCGCCCCAGTTCCTCGAGCAGATGGTGCAGGACGGGAGGTTGGGGGTGAAGTCGGGCGAAGGGTTCTATCGCTATCCCGACCCCG
- a CDS encoding DUF3372 domain-containing protein: MTLRASVLRVLAPCALLLLPTPSRALALPQQGLAQACVSPALADTLVRVRYAETGASAYWLSRQQLQWPGAPADGRYALYKSAGATLQVARGAAVEGADARIPLARDPSPLPAEVAERFRFLAAGVRLTLPVERRDQVAGLLRDQHVLVREDADGRVLEATGIQLPGALDDLYARAADAPDLGATLQALGTAGGGLAVWAPTARAVAACVYPRATGDSATVVPLVRDETTGIWRAPLRGHVRGAGYLYVVELFVPGVGIVRNRVTDPYAVALTANSRRSVLLSLDDPRTQPNGWRMARRPAPLRAATDLTVYELHVRDFSAQDSTVRAAWRGKYLAFTEPRSAGMRHLRALGSAGITDVHLLPAYDLSTVPEVGCVVPAIPSAAANSEQQQGAVSAVRDRDCFNWGYDPFHYTVPEGSYATDADDAAGRVREFRAMVQALHAAGLRVGMDVVYNHTFAAGQAPKSVLDRIVPGYYHRLSANGAMERSTCCENTATEHAMMAKLMVESTATWARHYRIDSFRFDLMGHQPRGAMAQLQRAVDAAAGRHIPLLGEGWDFGEVANGARFVQASQRSLGGSGIATFSDRARDALRGGGCCDGGEGLVANQGLLNGLLDAPNAPNAGRDRRADGLRAADLARVGLAGTLRDYEMTGADGVRRPLSRFDYGGQPAGYAQEPSEVVNYVENHDNLTLFDLNALRLPRGTSREQRARSQLLGIAFVALSQGIAYLHAGIEILRSKSLDRDSFDSGDWFNRLDWSYTTNGFGGGLPPAHRNKDDWPVMRPVLADTSIAPTSAEIRWTRDAALDLLRIRASSTLFRLRTAADVSKRLQFRNVGATQDPTVIVGHLDGAGYPGARFREVLYLVNVAAEERVLDLPEEKGKRWVLHPVHRAPAAADRSAATARVETASGRFTIPARTAVVFVVE, from the coding sequence ATGACCCTGCGCGCGTCGGTCCTTCGCGTGTTGGCGCCGTGCGCGCTGTTGCTCCTGCCGACCCCCTCGCGCGCGCTCGCCTTGCCCCAGCAGGGACTGGCGCAGGCGTGCGTCTCCCCCGCGCTGGCCGACACGCTGGTGCGCGTGCGGTACGCCGAGACCGGCGCGTCGGCCTACTGGCTCTCGCGGCAACAGCTGCAATGGCCGGGGGCCCCCGCCGACGGGCGCTATGCCCTCTACAAATCGGCGGGGGCAACGCTGCAGGTGGCGCGCGGCGCCGCCGTCGAGGGGGCCGATGCCCGCATTCCGCTCGCGCGCGATCCGTCGCCACTCCCCGCCGAGGTGGCGGAGCGCTTTCGCTTCCTCGCCGCGGGGGTGCGCCTAACGCTTCCCGTCGAGCGCCGGGACCAGGTGGCTGGTTTGCTTCGCGACCAGCACGTCCTGGTCCGGGAGGATGCGGACGGGCGCGTGCTCGAGGCGACCGGGATCCAGCTTCCGGGGGCGCTCGATGACCTGTATGCGCGCGCCGCCGACGCCCCGGACCTCGGGGCGACGCTGCAGGCGCTCGGCACGGCTGGCGGAGGGCTCGCCGTGTGGGCGCCGACGGCGCGCGCGGTCGCGGCCTGCGTGTATCCGCGCGCCACCGGCGACTCCGCCACGGTCGTGCCGCTCGTGCGCGACGAGACGACTGGCATCTGGCGCGCGCCCCTGCGCGGCCACGTGCGCGGGGCTGGCTACCTCTATGTAGTGGAGCTGTTCGTCCCCGGCGTCGGCATCGTGCGCAATCGCGTCACCGATCCGTATGCCGTGGCCCTCACCGCGAACTCCAGGCGGAGCGTCCTGCTCTCGCTGGACGACCCGCGCACGCAGCCGAATGGGTGGCGCATGGCGCGTCGGCCAGCACCGTTGCGCGCCGCCACCGACCTCACGGTCTACGAACTGCACGTGCGCGACTTTTCGGCGCAGGACTCCACGGTGCGTGCGGCGTGGCGCGGGAAGTACCTCGCCTTCACCGAGCCACGGTCGGCCGGGATGCGCCACCTGCGCGCGTTAGGCTCGGCGGGCATCACCGACGTGCACCTCCTCCCCGCGTACGACCTGTCGACCGTCCCCGAGGTGGGGTGCGTGGTCCCCGCGATCCCGTCGGCGGCGGCCAACTCCGAGCAGCAGCAGGGGGCCGTGAGCGCGGTGCGGGATCGTGACTGCTTCAACTGGGGCTACGACCCCTTTCACTACACGGTCCCCGAAGGGAGCTACGCCACCGACGCCGATGACGCGGCGGGTCGCGTGCGCGAGTTCCGCGCGATGGTCCAGGCGCTGCACGCGGCGGGGCTGCGCGTCGGCATGGACGTCGTGTACAACCACACCTTTGCCGCCGGGCAGGCCCCCAAGTCGGTCCTCGATCGCATCGTCCCCGGCTACTACCACCGCCTGAGTGCGAACGGGGCAATGGAGCGCTCCACCTGCTGCGAGAACACCGCGACCGAGCACGCGATGATGGCCAAGCTCATGGTCGAGTCGACGGCGACGTGGGCGCGCCACTATCGCATCGACTCGTTCCGCTTCGACCTCATGGGGCACCAGCCGCGAGGAGCGATGGCCCAGCTGCAACGCGCCGTCGACGCGGCCGCCGGGCGCCACATCCCGCTCCTGGGGGAGGGATGGGACTTTGGCGAGGTGGCGAACGGGGCGCGATTCGTCCAGGCATCGCAGCGATCGTTAGGTGGGAGCGGAATCGCCACCTTCAGCGACCGCGCCCGCGATGCGCTGCGCGGGGGGGGCTGCTGCGACGGGGGTGAGGGGCTCGTGGCCAACCAGGGGCTGCTCAACGGACTGCTCGATGCCCCCAATGCCCCGAATGCCGGGCGCGACCGCCGCGCCGACGGGCTCAGGGCCGCCGACCTGGCGCGCGTGGGGCTCGCCGGGACGCTGCGCGACTACGAGATGACCGGCGCCGACGGGGTGCGCCGCCCATTGTCGCGCTTCGACTACGGCGGCCAGCCCGCCGGCTATGCGCAGGAGCCGAGCGAGGTCGTCAACTACGTGGAGAACCACGACAACCTCACGCTCTTCGACCTCAATGCCCTGCGCCTCCCGCGCGGGACGTCGCGCGAGCAGCGCGCCCGCAGCCAGCTGTTGGGGATCGCCTTCGTCGCGCTGAGCCAGGGGATTGCCTACCTGCACGCCGGGATCGAAATCCTCCGCTCCAAGTCGCTCGATCGCGACTCGTTCGATTCGGGCGACTGGTTCAACCGCCTCGACTGGAGCTACACCACCAACGGCTTCGGTGGGGGACTCCCGCCCGCGCACCGGAACAAGGACGATTGGCCGGTGATGCGCCCCGTGCTGGCCGATACGAGCATCGCCCCGACGTCGGCGGAGATTCGCTGGACGCGCGATGCCGCACTCGACCTCCTGCGTATCCGCGCGAGTTCGACGCTCTTTCGCCTGCGCACGGCGGCAGACGTCTCGAAGCGCCTGCAGTTCCGGAACGTTGGGGCGACGCAGGACCCGACGGTGATCGTCGGGCACCTCGATGGCGCCGGGTACCCTGGGGCGCGCTTTCGCGAAGTGCTCTATCTCGTGAATGTCGCCGCCGAGGAGCGCGTGCTCGACCTGCCGGAGGAGAAGGGGAAGCGTTGGGTCCTGCACCCCGTGCATCGGGCTCCAGCGGCCGCCGATCGATCGGCGGCGACGGCGCGCGTCGAGACCGCGAGCGGACGCTTCACGATCCCCGCACGAACGGCAGTGGTGTTCGTGGTGGAATAG
- a CDS encoding M20/M25/M40 family metallo-hydrolase has translation MSAARTRTLLASALVIAASTPLAAQQEVVDSTTLRRFYQEEWTSGQVMSIASWLTDVHGPRLTGSPGAKAAGEWAVKTMKEWGLSNVGFEYWSPRFPGWRNDRLTVQVLSPTPFEVDAAPRAWSAGTSGPVKGEAKLVIMTSWGDTTKYAGALRGALVLLGAPPQLAPHLKADAKRYTDEELDKMAAAGVPDPRSGGFAIPRNPAAMGAMARRFAGTTLRPANDTAALRWFSRQGVAAILLPARGDDGTIFTDNGSPRTPGVAQVPMVHVAGEHYGRIARILEKGIPVTIALDMANTVTPEAESFNIVAEIPGTDPALKDEVVMLGAHFDSWHAGTGATDNAAGTAVMMEALRLIKTSGLKPRRTIRIGLWTGEEQGLFGSREYVARHLGERVFRVDSNGFTPTDTVQALPAYEKHAGYFNVDNGTGKIRGVYLQGNTQVKDAFSAWIAPLKDKGVTTVSPANTSGTDHQAFDAIGLGAGSSSRTRWTTTRARTTATRTSSSGSCPTT, from the coding sequence ATGTCCGCCGCACGCACCCGCACGCTGCTCGCCAGCGCACTCGTCATCGCCGCGAGCACCCCGCTCGCCGCGCAGCAGGAGGTCGTCGACAGCACCACGCTCCGCCGCTTCTACCAGGAGGAGTGGACCAGCGGGCAGGTGATGTCGATCGCCAGCTGGCTCACCGACGTCCATGGCCCCCGCCTCACGGGGTCGCCAGGCGCAAAGGCCGCCGGCGAATGGGCGGTGAAGACGATGAAGGAGTGGGGGCTGTCGAACGTGGGGTTCGAGTACTGGAGCCCCCGGTTCCCCGGGTGGCGCAACGACCGCCTCACGGTGCAGGTGCTCTCGCCGACCCCCTTCGAGGTCGACGCGGCACCGCGCGCGTGGTCGGCCGGCACCTCGGGACCGGTCAAGGGCGAGGCGAAGCTCGTGATCATGACGAGCTGGGGCGACACGACCAAGTACGCGGGGGCGTTGCGCGGCGCGCTCGTCCTGCTGGGCGCCCCCCCGCAACTCGCGCCGCACCTCAAGGCCGACGCCAAGCGGTACACGGATGAGGAGCTGGACAAGATGGCCGCAGCAGGCGTCCCCGATCCCCGCTCCGGGGGCTTCGCGATTCCGCGCAACCCGGCCGCGATGGGGGCGATGGCGCGTCGTTTCGCCGGCACGACGCTTCGCCCGGCGAACGACACGGCCGCGCTTCGCTGGTTCTCGCGCCAGGGCGTCGCGGCGATCCTGCTCCCGGCACGCGGCGACGACGGCACGATCTTCACCGACAACGGCTCGCCGCGCACCCCCGGCGTTGCCCAGGTGCCCATGGTCCACGTGGCAGGCGAGCACTACGGGCGCATCGCCCGCATCCTCGAAAAGGGGATCCCGGTCACAATCGCCCTCGACATGGCGAACACCGTGACGCCCGAGGCCGAATCGTTCAACATCGTTGCCGAGATTCCCGGGACCGACCCGGCGCTCAAGGACGAGGTGGTCATGCTGGGGGCGCACTTCGACTCGTGGCACGCGGGGACCGGCGCCACCGACAATGCCGCCGGGACGGCGGTGATGATGGAGGCCCTGCGCCTGATCAAGACGAGCGGGCTCAAGCCGCGCCGCACGATCCGCATCGGCCTGTGGACGGGAGAGGAACAGGGGCTATTCGGTTCACGCGAGTACGTCGCGCGCCACCTGGGCGAACGCGTGTTTCGCGTGGACTCGAACGGCTTTACCCCTACCGATACCGTGCAAGCCCTCCCCGCCTACGAGAAGCACGCCGGCTACTTCAACGTGGACAATGGGACGGGGAAGATTCGTGGTGTGTACCTGCAGGGGAACACGCAGGTGAAGGACGCCTTCTCGGCGTGGATCGCTCCGCTCAAGGACAAGGGGGTCACGACCGTCTCCCCGGCCAACACGAGCGGCACGGACCATCAGGCCTTCGACGCCATCGGCCTGGGGGCTGGCAGTTCATCCAGGACCCGGTGGACTACGACACGCGCACGCACCACAGCAACCAGGACCTCTTCGAGCGGCTCGTGCCCGACGACATGA
- a CDS encoding GntR family transcriptional regulator gives MRRDGRPKGVTAAAATTNVTPPTAAAAAIVTLGESAYQQLKQMLMQGAFTPGEAITVRAVSEALGIGATPVREALQRLAAEGVLEGSANMGVRTARLERAELETLYETRMLLEGEAAALAARRITAAELVDIEETFRRVVAAADRGDAAACLAANMSFHFRIYAASRLPLLVRCIEQMWLRIGPVLMERARSRPLTARNFFGSSRAAHERLLKALKRHDAKGARDGVRQLLYVGYDVEGRP, from the coding sequence GTGCGACGCGACGGACGACCGAAGGGTGTCACCGCGGCCGCCGCCACGACGAACGTCACGCCCCCCACGGCCGCCGCGGCGGCGATCGTCACCCTGGGCGAGTCGGCGTACCAGCAACTCAAGCAGATGCTGATGCAGGGCGCCTTCACCCCGGGCGAGGCGATCACGGTGCGCGCCGTGAGTGAAGCGCTGGGGATCGGAGCGACCCCCGTGCGCGAGGCGCTCCAACGGCTCGCGGCCGAAGGGGTGCTCGAAGGGTCGGCCAACATGGGAGTCCGCACGGCACGACTTGAGCGCGCCGAGTTGGAGACGCTGTACGAAACGCGCATGCTGCTCGAAGGCGAAGCGGCGGCCCTCGCCGCGCGGCGCATCACCGCCGCGGAGCTGGTCGACATCGAGGAGACGTTTCGTCGGGTCGTCGCCGCCGCCGACCGGGGCGACGCCGCCGCCTGCCTGGCGGCCAACATGAGCTTCCACTTTCGCATCTACGCGGCCTCGCGCCTTCCGCTGCTCGTGCGATGCATCGAGCAGATGTGGCTGCGCATCGGCCCTGTCCTCATGGAGCGCGCCCGCAGTCGTCCGCTGACGGCCCGCAACTTCTTCGGCTCCTCGCGCGCGGCCCACGAGCGACTGCTCAAGGCGCTCAAGCGGCACGATGCCAAGGGGGCACGCGACGGCGTGCGCCAACTGTTGTACGTGGGCTACGACGTCGAGGGGCGCCCATGA
- a CDS encoding 3-hydroxyacyl-CoA dehydrogenase (Converts (S)-3-hydroxyactk-CoA to 3-oxoayl-CoA) — MTVPSEATRKPAVAVVACGVIGRSWVRVFTRAGHPVRLWDPSRDAMEAALAWHTEECARDGRPSAEVQLCASIADVVDGVVWVQENGPESLDAKRAIFAALDAAAAPDTILASSTSTLDMTAIARDLAGADRCIVAHPVNPPHVIPAVEVLGGEHTSEATRARTVEMLRAVGQVPVELRRYVPGFLLNRLQVALIREAIALVESGVAGVDEVDAVVRDGLGLRWALMGPFGVANTNADGGVREYLTRFGGSISGLMNDLSPTPALTAALIERLGSATDAMVGDATTAAQRAWRDRMVAQITALKREGGAP, encoded by the coding sequence ATGACCGTGCCGAGCGAAGCGACGCGGAAGCCCGCGGTCGCGGTCGTCGCGTGTGGCGTGATCGGTCGGAGCTGGGTGCGGGTCTTCACGCGCGCCGGCCACCCGGTGAGGCTCTGGGATCCTTCCCGCGATGCGATGGAGGCTGCGCTGGCGTGGCACACCGAGGAGTGTGCGCGCGACGGGCGACCGAGTGCCGAGGTGCAGCTGTGCGCGTCGATCGCCGACGTGGTGGACGGCGTGGTGTGGGTCCAGGAGAACGGCCCCGAGTCGCTGGACGCCAAGCGCGCGATCTTCGCCGCGCTCGACGCGGCGGCGGCCCCCGATACGATTCTCGCGTCGAGCACCTCCACGCTCGACATGACCGCGATCGCGCGCGACCTCGCCGGCGCAGATCGCTGCATCGTCGCCCACCCGGTCAACCCGCCGCACGTGATCCCCGCGGTCGAGGTGCTGGGCGGCGAGCACACGAGCGAGGCGACACGCGCGCGGACGGTCGAGATGCTGCGCGCGGTTGGGCAGGTCCCGGTCGAGCTGCGGCGCTACGTCCCTGGCTTCCTGCTCAACCGCCTGCAAGTGGCGCTCATCCGCGAGGCCATCGCCCTGGTCGAGAGCGGGGTGGCCGGCGTGGACGAGGTGGACGCGGTGGTGCGCGATGGGCTCGGACTGCGCTGGGCGCTGATGGGGCCGTTCGGCGTGGCCAACACTAACGCCGATGGCGGGGTGCGCGAGTACCTCACGCGCTTCGGCGGCTCGATCTCGGGGCTCATGAACGATCTCTCGCCCACGCCGGCGCTCACCGCTGCACTCATCGAACGCCTCGGGAGTGCCACCGACGCGATGGTCGGCGACGCGACCACGGCAGCGCAGCGTGCGTGGCGCGATCGCATGGTCGCACAGATCACGGCACTCAAGCGCGAGGGAGGGGCGCCATGA
- a CDS encoding S8 family serine peptidase, translating into MLVRSARRLSAAAAALFAAACADPTALPSTSQVVDVAPPPDTRAYVVLFPGPADSAAASATLDRLASNVPSLRVSTRDLTPGVTARVLDAGDAPIEPLHALGGAVLRLTESDAQLVSTDPGVLLVEPVKYAQALATTRSATTSWALDRVDQVALPLDGYVTRLATAGSGVRVAIFDTGIRWTHREVAGRVIAGFDGFTNQAKGSGDAHGHGTAVASTVGGATLGLASAAKFLDIRVLNAQGSGTSVELVRGVDFLLAERKKNPTIPVVANFSLGFAGGSVLIDSTVARLVNAGIAVVAAAGNDAGDACRTSPARLPAAITVGASDARDARATFSAIGSCVDVFAPGVQVLIASAASDAAQALASGTSFSSPITAGAVATALAANLTAKPAQLAAWVVRDASTGRITGLPAGTPNRLLRVANVTLTGTTTAPTPVTPPPTPVTPTPTTPAGLSAAFNASCTGLVCTLTATATGTEALRATYTWTLAPGAVVRGTGLQRLTVRYGMPGTYTLRLDLLDASGRLTTSSKTVVVKA; encoded by the coding sequence ATGCTGGTCCGTTCCGCTCGCCGACTTTCGGCCGCGGCCGCCGCGCTGTTCGCGGCCGCCTGCGCCGATCCCACTGCCCTTCCTTCGACCTCCCAGGTCGTCGACGTCGCCCCCCCGCCGGACACGCGCGCGTACGTCGTGCTCTTCCCCGGCCCCGCCGACTCCGCGGCCGCCTCGGCGACGCTCGACCGACTCGCGTCGAACGTCCCGTCGCTGCGCGTCTCGACGCGCGACCTCACCCCCGGTGTCACCGCGCGCGTGCTCGACGCGGGTGATGCGCCCATCGAGCCGCTGCACGCACTCGGCGGCGCCGTGTTGCGCCTGACGGAATCCGACGCACAGCTCGTGTCGACCGACCCCGGCGTGCTGCTGGTCGAGCCGGTCAAGTACGCGCAGGCACTCGCCACCACCCGCAGCGCCACCACGAGTTGGGCGCTCGACCGCGTCGATCAGGTGGCGCTCCCGCTCGACGGCTACGTGACGCGCCTGGCGACCGCGGGCTCCGGCGTGCGCGTGGCGATCTTCGACACGGGCATTCGCTGGACGCATCGCGAGGTCGCCGGTCGCGTCATCGCCGGCTTCGACGGCTTCACCAACCAGGCCAAGGGGTCGGGCGATGCGCACGGGCACGGGACCGCGGTCGCCAGCACCGTCGGTGGCGCCACGCTGGGGCTCGCGTCCGCGGCAAAGTTCCTCGACATCCGCGTGCTCAATGCCCAGGGGAGCGGGACGAGCGTCGAGTTGGTGCGCGGCGTCGACTTCCTGCTCGCCGAGCGCAAGAAGAACCCCACCATTCCCGTCGTCGCCAACTTCTCGCTCGGCTTCGCCGGCGGGAGCGTGTTGATCGACAGCACCGTCGCCCGACTGGTGAACGCGGGGATCGCCGTCGTTGCGGCTGCCGGCAACGATGCCGGAGATGCATGTCGCACCTCGCCAGCGCGTCTTCCGGCCGCCATCACCGTGGGCGCGAGCGACGCGCGTGACGCGCGCGCGACCTTCAGCGCCATCGGCTCGTGCGTCGACGTCTTTGCCCCGGGAGTGCAGGTGCTGATTGCCAGCGCAGCGAGCGACGCCGCACAGGCGCTGGCGAGCGGGACGTCGTTCTCCTCGCCCATCACGGCAGGGGCGGTCGCGACCGCACTGGCCGCCAACCTGACCGCGAAGCCGGCCCAGCTTGCCGCCTGGGTCGTGCGCGATGCGAGCACCGGACGCATCACCGGGCTTCCGGCTGGGACCCCCAACCGGCTGCTGCGCGTGGCCAACGTCACCCTCACGGGGACGACTACGGCGCCGACGCCGGTAACGCCGCCCCCCACCCCCGTCACCCCCACGCCCACCACCCCGGCCGGCCTGAGCGCAGCATTCAATGCCTCCTGCACGGGGTTGGTCTGCACGCTCACCGCGACCGCGACGGGGACCGAGGCGCTACGAGCGACGTACACCTGGACGCTGGCTCCCGGCGCCGTGGTGCGCGGGACCGGGCTCCAGCGCCTGACGGTGCGCTACGGGATGCCGGGGACGTACACGCTGCGTCTCGACCTGCTCGATGCGTCGGGGCGCCTGACGACGAGTTCAAAGACGGTGGTCGTGAAGGCGTAG
- a CDS encoding DsrE family protein codes for MCRPLTALAVALLLAAPSIAQAQTGEALIKKLGASAPVPNPTFPADKALTYKIAWSVTAAPEKPDQLADGFRRPANFLYMTDTEGVPRAQVHLAVIVYGPATKSLMHAVAYKAATGVDNGSVALLEALDAAGVQVIVCGQALARLKITREQLLPFVKVATSASMARATLAAQGYATFGQ; via the coding sequence ATGTGTCGCCCGCTGACCGCACTCGCCGTTGCCCTGCTGCTCGCCGCCCCTTCCATCGCACAGGCGCAGACCGGTGAGGCGCTCATCAAGAAGCTCGGCGCCAGCGCACCGGTCCCCAACCCGACCTTCCCCGCCGACAAGGCGCTGACGTACAAGATCGCGTGGAGCGTGACGGCGGCGCCGGAGAAGCCCGATCAGTTGGCCGATGGCTTTCGGCGTCCGGCCAACTTCCTGTACATGACCGACACCGAGGGGGTGCCACGCGCACAGGTGCACCTGGCGGTGATCGTCTATGGCCCGGCCACCAAGTCGTTGATGCATGCAGTGGCCTACAAGGCGGCAACCGGCGTCGACAACGGGAGCGTTGCGCTGCTCGAGGCGCTGGACGCGGCCGGCGTCCAGGTCATCGTCTGCGGACAGGCGCTCGCTCGGCTCAAGATCACTCGCGAGCAGCTCCTCCCCTTCGTGAAGGTCGCGACGTCGGCGTCGATGGCGCGCGCGACGCTCGCCGCGCAAGGGTACGCGACCTTCGGACAGTAG
- a CDS encoding SCO family protein — MIGRRGSWGRALALVALTVAAGACDRKPALPIEPIGGDFSLTDHTSQRFELASQRGKVVLIFFGYSFCPDVCPTTLSKLSSVTRRLGEDRPKVKTLYITVDPERDTPEVLKADLDQFDLDALGLTGTREEVDTVVKLYGAKYEIVPTPESAAPYTVSHSTTLYALDAKGRVRLQFPYEATVDQIVAGIRQILADES, encoded by the coding sequence GTGATCGGGCGGCGCGGCTCGTGGGGGCGCGCGCTCGCGCTCGTCGCCCTCACGGTGGCGGCCGGCGCATGCGACCGGAAGCCGGCGCTCCCCATCGAGCCCATCGGCGGCGACTTCTCGTTGACCGACCACACGAGCCAGCGCTTCGAGCTCGCCTCGCAACGGGGCAAGGTGGTGCTGATCTTCTTCGGCTACAGCTTCTGTCCCGACGTCTGCCCCACCACCCTTTCCAAGCTCTCCTCGGTGACACGCCGCCTGGGAGAGGATCGCCCGAAGGTGAAGACGCTCTACATCACCGTCGATCCCGAGCGCGATACCCCCGAGGTGCTCAAGGCCGACCTCGACCAGTTCGACCTCGACGCCCTGGGCCTCACCGGGACGCGCGAGGAAGTCGACACGGTGGTCAAGTTGTATGGGGCGAAGTACGAGATCGTCCCGACGCCTGAGTCGGCGGCGCCGTACACGGTCTCGCACTCCACCACGCTGTACGCGCTCGATGCCAAGGGGCGCGTGCGACTGCAGTTTCCGTACGAGGCCACGGTCGACCAGATCGTGGCGGGGATCCGGCAGATCCTGGCTGACGAATCGTAG